In Primulina eburnea isolate SZY01 chromosome 14, ASM2296580v1, whole genome shotgun sequence, the following proteins share a genomic window:
- the LOC140811699 gene encoding magnesium transporter MRS2-I-like, with protein sequence MVGPEFGQVVPVEPSNAVGGLKKKGAGARSWISMDSTGGERVLDVDKYAIMHRVQIHARDLRILDPLLSYPSTILGRERAIVLNLEHIKAIITAEEVLLRDPSDENIVPIVEDLRRRLKSLHAIRDGNLDDNNLTVHQDVEMGEEDDSPFEFRALEVALEAICSFLAARTIELESAVYPALDMLTSKISSRNLDRVRKLKSQMTRLTARVQKVRDELEQLLDDDDDMADLYLSRKLAGSSPVSGSGAASWFLASPTIGSKISRAGRASIATVRGDENDVEELEMLLEAYFMQIDGTFNKLTTLREYIDNTEDYINIQLDNHRNQLIQLELFLSSGTVCVSIYSLVAGIFGMNIPYTWNDDHGFMFKWVVIVAGASCAAIFVLIVAYARAKGLVGS encoded by the exons ATGGTGGGTCCGGAATTCGGTCAAGTTGTACCGGTGGAGCCTTCGAATGCCGTTGGCGGGTTGAAGAAGAAAGGGGCCGGCGCACGGAGCTGGATTTCAATGGATTCTACAGGTGGAGAAAGGGTGTTGGATGTCGATAAGTACGCGATCATGCATCGCGTGCAGATACACGCGCGTGATCTCCGAATTCTCGACCCTCTCTTGTCTTATCCTTCCACAATTCTCGGCCGTGAGAGAGCCATTGTTCTTAATCTCGAG CATATCAAGGCCATCATCACTGCAGAAGAG GTGTTGCTTCGCGACCCATCGGATGAGAACATTGTTCCTATAGTTGAGGATCTTCGAAGGCGACTGAAATCATTACATGCAATTCGAGATGGTAACTTAGATGACAACAATTTGACTGTGCATCAGGATGTTGAAATGGGTGAAGAAGatg ATTCTCCATTTGAGTTTCGGGCTCTTGAGGTTGCATTGGAAGCAATTTGCAGTTTCCTGGCTGCCCGTACAATAGAATTGGAGAGTGCTGTTTACCCGGCGTTAGATATGCTCACATCAAAG ATTAGTAGCCGTAATTTAGATCGAGTGCGTAAGTTAAAGAGTCAAATGACAAGGTTGACAGCTCGTGTACAAAAG GTGAGAGATGAGCTAGAACAGCttttggatgatgatgatgatatggCAGATCTTTACTTGTCTAGAAAGTTGGCTGGTTCATCACCTGTGAGTGGCTCGGGAGCTGCAAGTTGGTTCCTTGCATCACCTACCATAGGCTCCAAGATATCCCGAGCTGGTAGGGCCAGCATCGCAACTGTTCGAGGAGATGAAAATGATGTTGAGGAGCTTGAGATGTTGCTTGAG GCTTACTTCATGCAAATTGATGGAACATTCAACAAATTGACCACG CTGCGTGAATATATTGATAACACAGAAGATTACATCaatattcag CTTGACAATCACCGGAATCAGCTCATTCAG TTGGAGCTCTTTCTCAGCTCTGGGACTGTATGTGTATCCATTTATTCACTGGTGGCCGGAATATTTGGTATGAACATACCTTATACATGGAACGATGATCACGGCTTTATGTTCAAATGG GTTGTTATAGTCGCAGGGGCATCTTGTGCGGCAATCTTCGTGCTAATAGTCGCTTATGCTCGAGCCAAAGGACTCGTCGGATCTTGA
- the LOC140812147 gene encoding auxin-responsive protein IAA14-like yields the protein MQVGRKQPSALLSQEHGLNLKETELCLGLPGGGAGGGEADLIKFTGKRGFSETVDLKLKLQSNESAASDLEDAVKSSATEKAAASPKDPVKPPAKAQVVGWPPVRSFRKNIMAHQKSNNEESGEKSGASGGATFVKVSMDGAPYLRKVDLKMYSSYQQLSDALAKMFSSFTMGNNGTQGMIDFMNERKLMDLLNSSEYVPTYEDKDGDWMVVGDVPWPMFVDSCKRLRIMKGSEAIGLAPRAMEKTKNRC from the exons ATGCAAGTTGGCCGGAAACAGCCGTCGGCTTTGCTCAGTCAGGAGCATGGCCTGAATCTCAAGGAAACTGAGCTATGTCTAGGACTTCCAGGCGGAGGCGCAGGCGGAGGTGAAGCTGATCTCATCAAGTTTACTGGGAAGAGAGGGTTTTCCGAAACTGTTGATCTGAAACTCAAACTTCAGTCTAATGAATCAGCTGCTTCAGATCTGGAGGACGCCGTGAAAAGTTCTGCAACGGAGAAGGCCGCGGCTTCTCCCAAAGATCCGGTCAAGCCACCAGCTAA GGCACAAGTGGTGGGATGGCCACCAGTCCGGTCTTTCCGCAAGAACATAATGGCACATCAGAAGAGCAACAATGAAGAATCAGGTGAGAAGAGCGGAGCCAGCGGCGGCGCCACCTTCGTCAAGGTGTCGATGGATGGCGCGCCATATCTCCGCAAAGTGGACTTGAAAATGTACAGCAGCTATCAACAACTCTCTGATGCCTTGGCCAAAATGTTTAGCTCTTTCACCATGG GAAACAATGGGACCCAAGGAATGAtagattttatgaatgagaggAAATTGATGGATTTGCTGAACAGTTCTGAATATGTTCCCACCTATGAAGATAAGGATGGCGATTGGATGGTCGTGGGGGATGTACCATGGCC GATGTTTGTCGATTCATGCAAGCGCCTCCGTATCATGAAAGGATCAGAAGCAATTGGCCTCg CACCAAGAGCCATGGAGAAAACCAAGAACAGGTGTTAA